The Anaerolineae bacterium genome includes a region encoding these proteins:
- a CDS encoding ABC transporter permease translates to MARDLSIGLGHGVLAGGLYRRRPGTTARRRASSRVWTNPRVALGLAIVSVMVLVVALAPVLAPHSPRTQVLAERLQAPVWGEGGTWDHPLGTDHLGRDVLSRVIYGLRISMLVGGLAVLLSGLIGVTLGLLSGYFGGWVDDVLMRVCDVQLSIPLVLLAIAVIAVVGSSLPTLVAVLGFTQWVMYGRVVRGEVLSLREKEFVEAARAVGCRDARIIRTCILPNAMPTILVTATLRTATVIMIEAGLSYLGLGIQPPDPSLGSMLSEGQQYMGIAWWLGTFPGLAIVLIVLGINLLGDGLRDALDPRSRRGTRGA, encoded by the coding sequence ATGGCGAGGGATCTTTCGATAGGTTTGGGACATGGAGTGCTGGCCGGAGGGCTCTACCGACGGCGCCCCGGGACCACCGCCCGACGACGCGCGTCGAGCCGGGTATGGACGAACCCGCGGGTGGCTCTGGGCCTGGCGATAGTGTCGGTCATGGTCCTCGTGGTGGCACTGGCGCCAGTGCTGGCTCCCCACAGCCCTCGCACCCAGGTGCTGGCGGAGCGACTCCAGGCGCCGGTGTGGGGCGAGGGTGGCACCTGGGACCACCCCTTGGGCACCGATCATCTGGGTCGGGACGTGCTCAGCCGGGTCATCTACGGCCTGCGCATCTCCATGCTGGTGGGAGGGCTAGCGGTCCTCCTCTCTGGGTTGATCGGCGTCACGCTGGGGCTGCTGTCAGGGTACTTCGGCGGTTGGGTAGATGACGTGCTCATGCGCGTCTGCGACGTCCAGCTGTCCATTCCCCTGGTGCTCCTGGCCATCGCGGTCATAGCGGTAGTGGGATCCAGCCTGCCTACGCTGGTGGCGGTGCTGGGGTTCACCCAGTGGGTGATGTACGGGCGGGTGGTGCGGGGAGAGGTGCTCTCCCTGCGGGAAAAAGAGTTCGTCGAGGCGGCTCGGGCGGTGGGATGCCGAGACGCGCGGATCATCCGCACCTGCATCCTCCCCAACGCCATGCCCACCATCCTGGTGACGGCCACCCTGCGCACGGCCACCGTGATCATGATCGAGGCGGGGCTGAGCTACCTGGGCCTGGGCATACAGCCGCCCGACCCATCTCTGGGAAGCATGCTGAGCGAAGGGCAGCAGTACATGGGCATCGCCTGGTGGCTGGGCACCTTCCCCGGACTGGCCATCGTGCTCATCGTCCTGGGCATCAACCTGCTGGGGGATGGGCTGCGCGACGCCCTCGACCCGCGATCGAGGAGGGGCACCCGTGGCGCGTGA